The window GCTCTGGCGCGGTTGGTGCATTTTCCAAATACTCGCCCGGCTTGATCGTACCATCCGCACGGTCTTTTTCCTCCAATTTACGGGCTGTCGGAACGGAAATCCAATAGGCGATCGCAATCGCTATGATTCCCGCAGAAAACTTACCAAGCATGACCGGCAAGATGATAGTCGGTTGGAAGTTTGCCGTGAATGAAAGATGGTCCCCTAGCAAGAATGCCGAACAAACACCGAATGCAATGTTGATGACCTTATCTTTCGGCGGCATATAGCGGATGAGAGAGAACATCGCTAAGATATTAGCCATCGTAGCTAAGATACCAGCACTTCCCACTGAGGAAAGACCGAGCTTGCGCCCTCCTGCCTCCAATGGTTTCGCAGCGTATTTCCGTAGCAAGTATACCATCGGAAACGCTCCTGCCAGCATGATTCCGATATAACCGGCTGTTTCCAGCGCGCGGAATTGATCCTTCTCATCCGCCATGATCGGGTCGAAGCCCCATGCTCCGAATACCGTACTGAATACGCCTGTAAAAATTTCAACAATGGAGAAGACCAAGACCAACTTGATGGCCGCATCCATCACTCGACCAAATAACATGAAGCCGGCGATCATGCCGCGCGGGAAGAATTTAAGCCCCGCGGCAATCAATATGACAAAGATGAAGAGCGGCAACAGATTAATCAGAATCTGTCCATAACTTATGACAAATTCATATGTAGAATCTGATGTCGTACTAATGACATCCCGGACATCGGTATTAAATAAAACAATTAGAACAGATGCAATCAAAGCACCGATCGGAATCGTCAATACACCTGACATGACGCCAAGCGCCATATATTTATGGTCCCGTTTATCCAACATAGCAAGTCCCATCGGTATGGAGAATACAATCGTAGCACCCGCCATGAAGCCGACGACCAATGCCATGATCCACCCTTCATACGATGTCTTCAACGCGTCGGCCAATTGATAGCCACCCATGTCGGACGCCAGAATGGTCGTCGCTGCAATAGCCGGGTCCGCGCCGATCTTATCAAAAATAGGACCGATGAATTTACTGATGAACCATGTTAAATACGGAATGGATGCCATGATTCCGGCTGCGGGTACGAAAATATGACCGACAGCGTGGAGACCGGACATGAATTCTTTTCCCAACCCATCTTCTGGGTTCTTGATGGCAGCAAAAGCGCCTACGACAGCACAAGCCATAATTATATACACTATTACTGTACCGATCATTTCCATAGTAGAGTTCCCCCTCTAAATTTCATTTTCAAAAACGTGGCTTGCAATCTTTGAAAATGTCCCCCTCTCCAAAAACAAAAAGACGCCTAAAGAAAAGTCTCTTTAAGCGCCTTTGCTTGTTTATATTTACTTGTATGTTGAAATGATCTCATTGGCAAGCGACTCCATTGTCATTTGCCGAGACATGCTAGTATCTCTCATTTTCTTGAATGCGGCGGATTCCGTCAACTGTTCCGCCTCCATCAATATACCTTTCGCCCGTTCAATCAATTTCCGTCTTTCGACTTCTCGTTTTGCCGTATTGATTTCCTCTTTCAGTCGCTTCGTCTTAGCGGACTGATGCAAGGCGATTTCAACTGCGGGTATCAAATTCGCTTCCGCAATCGGTTTGACGAGATAGCCTACGACATTATCCAATTGGGCTTTTTCTATAAATTCCTTTTGGCTATACGCCGTGATGATCAAAATAGGCAAATCCAACTGTTTTCCGATAATCTGGCTTGCCTGCAATCCATTGATCTTCGGCATCTTAATATCCATCAGGATCAAATCAGGTTTATGCTGAAATGCGAGCTCAATTGCCCGATCTCCGTCTCCTGCTTCGGCCACCACTTCGTAACCGGCATCCTCCAGCATCATCCGAATATCCATCCGGATGAGAGATTCATCTTCAGCTATCAGTATTCTCTTTCTCATAATAAATAATAACCTCCGGACTTACTGGAAACGTGATGATCGCATGTGTTCCGATCTCTTCCGGCACATAATCGAACTTCCCGTTCAAGTCGTTGACGACCAAATTGTTGACAATATCCAAACCAAGTGATGCTTTCCGCTCTCCGATTCCGACGCCGTTGTCGATAATATGGAGTTCCAAGCATTCCTCTTTTGAAAAGAAATTGACAATAATTTCGCCCGGCACATCTTCAGGGAACGCATGCTTCAATGAGTTTTGAACTAGCTCATTTACAATGAGAGCTATTGAAACCGCTTTCCGTGATGATGTTAATATTGTATTGCCATTTGAACGAATAATCAAGTCCACTTTTTTTGGAAGTCCGCTTAATACCATGGCAGAACAGACTTTTTTCGTCAGATCGATTATGTTTATATCGTCGTCTTCCGCGTTTTCATTCGCTAGAATCATTTCATACACAGAGGATATGCTAAAAATCCGATTTAATGTATCTTCGAAATAGGGCCGGCTATCCTCCGGAACCCCTTTCCGCATTTGCAGCCTCAGCAAACTGGCGACGGTCTGTAGATTATTTTTCACACGATGATGCACTTCCTGGATCGCTACCGATTTCATCATCAGCTCTTTTTCCTTCATGCGCAGTTCCGTCAAGTCCTGGATGATAAGCAAGGTGCCTTTCGTCTTGTTTTTCTGCCGCAACCTAACTTTTTTGACGACAAGATTTTTTTGGTCCAACGTCAGTTCAAAAACGAAAACATCGTCTTTTTGCTCATAGACCGGTTTTACAAAAGGCATCAGCTGCACAATGTTTTTATTCAAAATCTGCTCTGTCCTGCTCATTTCCATCACGAATTTGACGCCCACCGGATTCGCATAGATCAGCCGGTTTTCATTATCCGTCAGAAGGAAAATTTCCATCAACAAGTCAGAGACTATCGGCATTTCGCTACTACTTTTTCCGCCCATCACATAATCGATCGGCTCTTGACCGAGTGAAAGTCTCCGCAAATCATAAGGGGGGGCTACCGGAGAGTCGACTTCCCTCTCTTGAATCAGCACGCCGATCACTTGATGCGAAGCATTCTTAATGGGGACAACGCTTTGCTCGACGGACTTGCCCTCTTGCGTGACTGCACGGCGAATGACCGATTTCTGCCCTTTCCGGTAGCTGTAAAAGACACCCGGCTCAAAGGAATCAAAAACGATTTTCCCCACTACCGAATTTTCATAGACCGAATCCACCGTCTTCGGAAAAGCCTCTGCCACTACGATCGCATGCTCATTGTCTTTCATCTTACAATCAATGAACATATAAGCTTCGGATAAATCAGCATATAATTGCAGAGTAGAGGCAATGTTTTTCAGTATTTCGATATCATCGGCCTGTAAATCAGTATATAAATCACATAATTTCTCCAACATTATTGTCACTTTAACTCCCTTTTGTCGGAATTGTCAGAAATAAGTAGTTTGTTAAATTATACATAACCCAGTCGGACAGGTCAATACGTTTTGTCACCCACCGATATAACTCATCCCGATTTTCTTCCGATTTTTCGCCGTCTGTTCGGTTCGTTCGTCGGAATATCGGTCGGTCCGGCCGTTCCATACTTCCGTGATGGCCATCAACAACTCCTCATCCGATTGTCCGCTGCGGACTAATTCCCGCAGATCGAACCCTTCCGATGCGAATAAACATGTGTATAACTTACCGTCGGAAGATAGCCGGGCACGGGTACAAGTGGAGCAGAACGATTCCGATACGGATGTGATGAACCCGACTTCTGCCCCGTTATCCGCATAGCGGTAACGCTTCGCCACTTCACCGTAATAATCCTCATCGACCGGTTCCAGATCAAGCGTTTCATTCAACATCGAAAAAATCTCTTTCTTCGTCACGACTTTCCGGAAACTCCAGGCGTTGTCATTTCCGACATCCATGAATTCGATGAAGCGGAGTGTGATTCCGCGTTCCTTGAAATAAGCGGCCATCGGAAGGATTTCCGTTTCATTGACCCCTTTTTGGACCACCATATTCACTTTAACATCAAATCCGACTTCTTTCGCATAGTCAATATTTTCAAGAATCAATTCCGGTCCGGTACCCCGGCCGTTGATTTCGCCAAAAATGACGGAATCGAGGGCATCCAGGCTGATATTCAGGCGTCGAAGCCCCGTATCATATAGCGGACGGGCATGTTGACGGAGCAGAACCGCGTTCGTCGTCAACCCGATATCCTCAATTCCCGGAACGTCCATCAATTTTCCGACCAACTCCGGCAAACCTCGGCGCAAAAGCGGTTCCCCGCCAGTCAGGCGCAATTTTTTCACTCCGAGCAAGGCAAAGAGACGGGCCAACCGCTCCACTTCTTCGAATGCGAGCAGTTCCCCCTTTGGCAGGAATACATAATCATCGCCGAAAATCTCTTTCGGCATGCAGTAGGAACAGCGGAAATTGCAACGGTCCGTCACCGAAATCCGCAGATCCCGGATCGGCCTTCCGAGCTTGTCTAAGATGGCTTCCATTGTCCTCAATCCCTTTCCAGTAAGCTGGGGTCATTCACATTTCGGAACGCCCGCTTATCGTTTTTTGCCAATCTATTGCCGTCCACCCACGTCACACCAACCGATGACAGAATTTCCATTACGCGCAGTTGTTCTTTTTCAAGGGCGGTTCGCAGTGCCTGTCTCAAATCCCGATCCCAAATGGAAATGAGCGGGTGAAACCTATCTTCCGCCCGGACCGCCGTCACGCCGGATCGATGTTGGCGAATCAACCCCTCCATAACCGAACGACTAATATAAGGCATATCGCATGGCAATATGACATAGCGGTCCGCTTCCACAAATTCCATCGCCGACAGAATCCCTGCAAGCGGACCGAGCCCTTTAAACTCTTCCATATCTACGATAACTGTCGCCGTTTCCGGAAATCCCGCGAGTAGCTCCGGCCGCGCCACGATGACCATCTCGCTGCACAGCCCGTCCAGCGCGTCCATTGCAATCCGGTAAAACGGCCGGCCATCCAACCGGGCAAATGCTTTCGGCGACCCGAACCGCCGAGATAGCCCTCCGGCCAGTACGACGCCGACCGTCTTCGTCATCCCCCGCTCACCGGCGGGATGAATGCGCAACTATCTCCCGATTGGATGATATCCTCTTTCAAGGCGTACTCTTCATTCACCGCCACGTGGACAGGAGTCGCCCCAAAGCCGGGGTACGTCTCTTCCGCCCAATCGAGCAATTCCTGAACCGTCATCGTTTCACGATCGATCGTCTCTTCTCCTTTACCCGTCAACTCACGAAGCCTAGCAAAATAATTCACTCGGATCAATTCTGCACCCCCTGCTCCGGATATTTTTTCTGTGCGCCGATCCACTCTTCCCCGTCTTCCCAAATCTCCTTCTTCCAGATTGGGACAATTTCCTTAATGCGGTCGATCGCGTATTCATTCGCTTCATACGCCGCTTTCCGATGGGGGGAGGAAACAGCAATAAGCACCGCGATATCGGATATATGCAGCTCGCCGATCCGATGCACAATCGCCACCTTCACGCCCGGCCACTTCTCTTCCATCTCCGCACCGATTTCCGCCATCTTCTTCTCCGCCATCGGCACATACGCCTCATAAGCCAAGTACAATGTCCGAACGCCATGCGTCCATTCCCGCACATTGCCGGTGAATACCGTCACCGCGCCAGCCGATGGATGAAGGACATAATCCATATATTTCTGAATTTCTATCGGCGTTTCCACGATTTCAAAAGGTTTCATTTGCATCCTCCTCTACTAGCCATTTGGTAAACCAATCGTCCAATTCGCTAACGCTGTCCCGTGACTGGATATGCGGCATGTCCAACTCCAATTCCGGACAACCGACGACGAGCCGGATGTCTGTCACTTTTCCAAGAGGACTCCAGTCTTCTACTCCCCGAAGAAGGACGACCTTCTCTCCCGTCTCACCCTTATACCCTTCAATGAGAAGTACATCCGGATGTCCCATTGCGGACAAGGCCTTCAATTGGTCAAAGGGGGGCTCTTCATTCCAAAGCAATTGCACGGCTCCGCCCCCTGCCACGACCGTCATGTCCGCTCCGCTATTCCAAAACTGCATCGTATCCGTCCCGTCATCGGGCATCGCGGGCGTTCCGCCATGCCCATGATGCTTCAGGACGGCGACCGACCTCCCTTGTGCTTTCAAAAGGTGGACCCATCTAGTGATCAATGTCGTTTTCCCGCTATTTTTGAAGCCGACGATATGGAGCGTCTTCATAATACCCAATCACGGACACCCTGTTCAGCACCGATCAGCAAAATATCGACTTCCATCCCTTTCTCGTACCCCCGTGTCCCGCTCGGCAGTACGATAAGACAATTCCCCCGTGCAATCGACGACACGGCGTTTGATTTATTGAAACCGGCAGGCACTGTGATCAGCCCTTCTGGTGCCAGTTCCCAAACGGCTCGGATAAAACGCGTGAACGGGTTCGGTTTCGTGAAATCTTCACCGAGTTTCGCTTTCATCCGCGGCATATACGGCGCTGTTCCTCCCATCATACCGAGAATGGCCGGCCGTGCAAACAATTCGAACCCAGTGAAGCAAGCGGACGGATTCCCGGACAATCCGAACAATAATTTCCCCTCCAGCACCG is drawn from Sporosarcina sp. FSL W7-1349 and contains these coding sequences:
- a CDS encoding ANTAR domain-containing response regulator yields the protein MRKRILIAEDESLIRMDIRMMLEDAGYEVVAEAGDGDRAIELAFQHKPDLILMDIKMPKINGLQASQIIGKQLDLPILIITAYSQKEFIEKAQLDNVVGYLVKPIAEANLIPAVEIALHQSAKTKRLKEEINTAKREVERRKLIERAKGILMEAEQLTESAAFKKMRDTSMSRQMTMESLANEIISTYK
- a CDS encoding molybdenum cofactor biosynthesis protein MoaE, yielding MKPFEIVETPIEIQKYMDYVLHPSAGAVTVFTGNVREWTHGVRTLYLAYEAYVPMAEKKMAEIGAEMEEKWPGVKVAIVHRIGELHISDIAVLIAVSSPHRKAAYEANEYAIDRIKEIVPIWKKEIWEDGEEWIGAQKKYPEQGVQN
- the mobA gene encoding molybdenum cofactor guanylyltransferase produces the protein MTKTVGVVLAGGLSRRFGSPKAFARLDGRPFYRIAMDALDGLCSEMVIVARPELLAGFPETATVIVDMEEFKGLGPLAGILSAMEFVEADRYVILPCDMPYISRSVMEGLIRQHRSGVTAVRAEDRFHPLISIWDRDLRQALRTALEKEQLRVMEILSSVGVTWVDGNRLAKNDKRAFRNVNDPSLLERD
- the moaA gene encoding GTP 3',8-cyclase MoaA, whose amino-acid sequence is MEAILDKLGRPIRDLRISVTDRCNFRCSYCMPKEIFGDDYVFLPKGELLAFEEVERLARLFALLGVKKLRLTGGEPLLRRGLPELVGKLMDVPGIEDIGLTTNAVLLRQHARPLYDTGLRRLNISLDALDSVIFGEINGRGTGPELILENIDYAKEVGFDVKVNMVVQKGVNETEILPMAAYFKERGITLRFIEFMDVGNDNAWSFRKVVTKKEIFSMLNETLDLEPVDEDYYGEVAKRYRYADNGAEVGFITSVSESFCSTCTRARLSSDGKLYTCLFASEGFDLRELVRSGQSDEELLMAITEVWNGRTDRYSDERTEQTAKNRKKIGMSYIGG
- a CDS encoding sensor histidine kinase; its protein translation is MLEKLCDLYTDLQADDIEILKNIASTLQLYADLSEAYMFIDCKMKDNEHAIVVAEAFPKTVDSVYENSVVGKIVFDSFEPGVFYSYRKGQKSVIRRAVTQEGKSVEQSVVPIKNASHQVIGVLIQEREVDSPVAPPYDLRRLSLGQEPIDYVMGGKSSSEMPIVSDLLMEIFLLTDNENRLIYANPVGVKFVMEMSRTEQILNKNIVQLMPFVKPVYEQKDDVFVFELTLDQKNLVVKKVRLRQKNKTKGTLLIIQDLTELRMKEKELMMKSVAIQEVHHRVKNNLQTVASLLRLQMRKGVPEDSRPYFEDTLNRIFSISSVYEMILANENAEDDDINIIDLTKKVCSAMVLSGLPKKVDLIIRSNGNTILTSSRKAVSIALIVNELVQNSLKHAFPEDVPGEIIVNFFSKEECLELHIIDNGVGIGERKASLGLDIVNNLVVNDLNGKFDYVPEEIGTHAIITFPVSPEVIIYYEKENTDS
- the mobB gene encoding molybdopterin-guanine dinucleotide biosynthesis protein B, whose amino-acid sequence is MKTLHIVGFKNSGKTTLITRWVHLLKAQGRSVAVLKHHGHGGTPAMPDDGTDTMQFWNSGADMTVVAGGGAVQLLWNEEPPFDQLKALSAMGHPDVLLIEGYKGETGEKVVLLRGVEDWSPLGKVTDIRLVVGCPELELDMPHIQSRDSVSELDDWFTKWLVEEDANETF
- the moaD gene encoding molybdopterin converting factor subunit 1, whose amino-acid sequence is MIRVNYFARLRELTGKGEETIDRETMTVQELLDWAEETYPGFGATPVHVAVNEEYALKEDIIQSGDSCAFIPPVSGG
- the eutH gene encoding ethanolamine utilization protein EutH — translated: MEMIGTVIVYIIMACAVVGAFAAIKNPEDGLGKEFMSGLHAVGHIFVPAAGIMASIPYLTWFISKFIGPIFDKIGADPAIAATTILASDMGGYQLADALKTSYEGWIMALVVGFMAGATIVFSIPMGLAMLDKRDHKYMALGVMSGVLTIPIGALIASVLIVLFNTDVRDVISTTSDSTYEFVISYGQILINLLPLFIFVILIAAGLKFFPRGMIAGFMLFGRVMDAAIKLVLVFSIVEIFTGVFSTVFGAWGFDPIMADEKDQFRALETAGYIGIMLAGAFPMVYLLRKYAAKPLEAGGRKLGLSSVGSAGILATMANILAMFSLIRYMPPKDKVINIAFGVCSAFLLGDHLSFTANFQPTIILPVMLGKFSAGIIAIAIAYWISVPTARKLEEKDRADGTIKPGEYLENAPTAPEQAEKLEEEVKESVPANS